CCCAAGATTCTCGCCGATGTCGAAGCCATGTTGCGCAGCCATCCCGATATCGACAGCAGCCAAACACTGATGGTGAATTTCAATCAGTACAACGCATCATCGCTGGATTTTTTCATCTACACGTTCACCCACACCACCAACTGGGAACAGTTCCATCAGATCAAGCAAGATGTGCTGCTGCAGATCAGTAACATCATCGCACGCCACGGCGCACAAATCGCCTTCCCCACGCGCACGCTGCATTTACATAACGCGGACAGCGAACCAAACCAGTAACTGAGCGCATCGTCCTATGCCACGCGCATGGGACGAATATTGGTTAATGAACCCGGACCAGCTCCACATCAAGCACCAATGCGGAATTCGGCGGAATAACGCCTGCAACACCGCGTTCACCATACGCCAGATGCGCAGGCACAACCAATGTTCGCCGTCCTCCCGCTCGCATGCCCAGCATGCCTTGCTCCCAGCCGGAGATCACCCTGCCACTGCCCAACACAAATTCCAGCGGTTGATTCAGATCCCGCGAATTCATCACCTGTTCACCGCGATGATCAACAGCAAAGTGATCGTACAACCAAGCGGTGTAGTGCACCGTGACTACACTACCTTCCACCGATGGCGCACCTAAGCCATCCACCTCATTGGCCTTTTCCAAGGCCGTGA
This genomic stretch from Gammaproteobacteria bacterium harbors:
- a CDS encoding FKBP-type peptidyl-prolyl cis-trans isomerase codes for the protein MAAQWAMMLLAGWSLISCSESTLTSAAMVVTALEKANEVDGLGAPSVEGSVVTVHYTAWLYDHFAVDHRGEQVMNSRDLNQPLEFVLGSGRVISGWEQGMLGMRAGGRRTLVVPAHLAYGERGVAGVIPPNSALVLDVELVRVH